The DNA region ACCGGTGTGGTGGTGGTCATCCCGTTGCTGTTCATGGGCAGCCTGCTGACCGAATCCTTCTTCGGCATTCCCGGCCTGGGCAGTTACACCATCGATGCGATCAACGCGCAGGATTTCAGCATCGTGCGCGCGATGGTGTTCCTCGGCTCGGTGCTGTACATCGCGGGGCTGATCCTGACCGATCTTTCCTATACGGTGGTCGATCCCAGGGTGAGGCTGCAATGACGGGGCGGGGCGTTCTGTGAGTTTCATGCCTGTCATCCTGTGGAGCGACGCACTGGTGTTCCTGCTGCTGGCGGCAGGTGCGGCGAGTGCCTGGTATATCAGGCAGCGCGAGCATCTGTCGCTGCCGTGGCGGCGCGTGGCAAACAGCCGCATGGCGATGGTATCGCTGCTGGTGCTGTCCCTGTTCCTGCTGGTCGGCTTGCTGGATACGCTGCATTTCCGCCCGGCACTGCCGCAAACCAGCGGCAGCGACAAGGTCTATTCGCCCGAGGTATTGAGCGTGTTTGACAGGCTGGCCGGGCCGTTGCGCACGCATACCGAGAAGACCTATTCGGCACCGTTCGCCCTCACGCTGTATGCCAAGGAAGGCGTGATGGATGCGCAGGGCCACATCGTGCGCGACTATCCCCGGTTGCAATTCGGAGGGGCGCACCTGGCGGACGTGTCGCAACGGGATGCGGATATGGCGAGGCGGGGGCTGGCTGGAGGAGCTGCAGGGTTGCTGGCGGGCTTCGTGCTGGCGATGCTGGCCAGGCGCCGGACGAAGCAGCGTGCCTTGCTCGTTGCGCTGCTGCTGGTCGCTCCGCTGATCGGGGCGATCGCCAATCTCGCCACCGTCTACCACGTGCTCGGTACCGACAAGGTGGGGCAGGATGTCTTGTACCTGTCGTTGAAGAGCATCCGCACCGGACTCATCATCGGCACGGTGACGACGCTGGTGACGCTGCCCTTGTCGTTGTTCCTCGGCGTGGCGGCAGGCTATTTCCGCGGCTGGGTGGACGACGTCATCCAGTATGTCTACACCGTGCTGAGCTCCATTCCCAGCGTGCTGCTGATCGCGGCGGCAGTGCTGATGATGCAGGTGACCATCGATATGCATCCGCAATGGTTCGATACCACCGCCGCCCGCGCCGATCTCAGGCTGGTATTCCTGTGCCTGATCCTCGGTGTGACGAGCTGGACCGGCTTGTGCCGCCTGTTGCGCGGCGAGACGCTGAAACTGCGCGAGATGGAATATATCCAGGCAGCGCAATCGTTCGGCGTGTCTTCGATGCGCATCCTGGCACGCCACATCATGCCGAACGTGATGCACATCGTGCTGATCTCGCTGGTGATGGATTTTTCCGCGCTGGTGCTGGCCGAAGCGGTGCTGTCCTACGTCGGCGTCGGTGTCGATCCCACCATGATCAGCTTCGGCACCATGATCAACGCCGCGCGCCTGGAGATGGGGCGCGAGCCGATGGTGTGGTGGGCGCTGGCTTCGGCATTCGGTTTCATGCTGGTGCTGGTGCTGGCGGCCAACCTGTTTGCCGATGCGGTGCGCGATGCGTTCGATCCGCGCCTGAACCGGACGGAGGGCAAGGCGTGACGCAACGCGCTCACGATGACGCCCTGCTTGCGGTTGCGGATCTTTCCACGCGATTGCGCGG from Sideroxyarcus emersonii includes:
- a CDS encoding ABC transporter permease → MSFMPVILWSDALVFLLLAAGAASAWYIRQREHLSLPWRRVANSRMAMVSLLVLSLFLLVGLLDTLHFRPALPQTSGSDKVYSPEVLSVFDRLAGPLRTHTEKTYSAPFALTLYAKEGVMDAQGHIVRDYPRLQFGGAHLADVSQRDADMARRGLAGGAAGLLAGFVLAMLARRRTKQRALLVALLLVAPLIGAIANLATVYHVLGTDKVGQDVLYLSLKSIRTGLIIGTVTTLVTLPLSLFLGVAAGYFRGWVDDVIQYVYTVLSSIPSVLLIAAAVLMMQVTIDMHPQWFDTTAARADLRLVFLCLILGVTSWTGLCRLLRGETLKLREMEYIQAAQSFGVSSMRILARHIMPNVMHIVLISLVMDFSALVLAEAVLSYVGVGVDPTMISFGTMINAARLEMGREPMVWWALASAFGFMLVLVLAANLFADAVRDAFDPRLNRTEGKA